The Lycium barbarum isolate Lr01 chromosome 11, ASM1917538v2, whole genome shotgun sequence genome contains the following window.
TTCAGTGTCTAGTAAAATACCCAAATATAGCCACATAAATTAGTACAAGGGGTACTACAAACAAGATGGTGCAGTATATTTGCTCACTGAAAAAGCAGATGAGAATTTAAGGCACATTTGTGGGCTGTTGGGGTTTCGCCCGTACCCAAATTCCCCACCATGAAAAAGAATGAAAAACACCTATATATCGTGTATGCCCTACGCATGCATGCACagttaaacaagaacaacaactctGTGGCCTAGCTCATAATTCACCGCCAAAAGGCCACCAACTTTGGCACATACTGCTCCTATAAAACCAACATCTTCTCCATCTTACTTTCCATCAATAGTAATTAAgcaacaacattattatcattagTCCTTGCATCTTAATTAATTCTCTCCCTCGACAATGGCCAACATTATTCATTCCATCATTTCATTCCTTTTCACCCTTGCCATTTTCCTCTCTTTCTCATGGTATGCCTTAGCAGGGCGCGACATCCCAAACACGAATCCTAAAATCAGCGACAAGAAATTACAACCCAACTCGTTCCTACCTCCGTACGATGGCACGGTCCTAATCCCCGGATTTGGTCGGGTTGTTGTCCCTCCTAAAGGCTCTCATGTTAATCCCTTTACCTACAATCCTATCACCGGTACCAATAATGGCAATGGTCTCGTTATTCCAGATCCTGGCTCTGGCTCTGGCATTGGTAATATTCCTGGTGGTGACGATACACTTGTTCCAAACCCTGGAGTCGAAGTCCCTACTGGTGGAACAATTCCTACACCACCATAGATCTCGGAGTCATTGAATTTCTTTACTTTTGATTATTAGCTTATTTATCGTACGTTCATGAAATAATGCATGATTGCATGTGATTTTTAGTTTCTTTAATTGTCGTACTATGCTTTTGTGTTGATTCAGGCTTGACGCTTGTGCGGCTTTCTAGCGTTTCTCAATAAAAATTTCATTGTTTTCCATGTTTCTTTGTGCAAATTAATTATTAGTGACAATAAGTCATtacttaaattatttttattgcATGTGGGAAAATAACAATACCTATACCTCAGTTCCATACAAGTTGGGGTCGGTTatatatattactccctccgttttaatttatgtgaacacatttgactgggcacgacatttaagaaagagtgaagacttttgaaacttatggttcaaaataagtcttgaatatttgtgtggctgtaaatcgtttcataaagtgaatttgtttccaaattaggaaagaggtcattcattttggcgcggactaaaaagaaaataggttcacataaattaaaacagagggagtatatgaaTTCTCACTGAGGAAATCAGAGCTCAAAACTTCGAATTGAAAGGCCCAATTCTCATGAAAGTTGGAGTAATAATAATTGTAAGAAGGGTCATTGGCACTTATGCCCTATTTTATTCTGGTCTTTAAACTTTGCCTCTCATAACAAACAAGTTTATTTCGCGAGACATatgtttatattttcgcatcattatatctcacaagttatgcctttgcccttaaagaacttatgtcccACTAAGCATAAGTTCAATTACTAAAGGACAAAAATttaagaccagcccatttgaaggtcaAATCGTGCAATTTTTTCTTGTAAGAACTGACTACGAGAACCAACAAAATGCAATTCCAGAACTGGATGTCTGTTCCTCATTAATTTAATGCCGCTGTGGCTTGCGCATTAAGCATTTTACCAGTGATACAAATTAGGAGGATATGGCCCATTTGGCGGAGGTGTAAAGGCCGTACAAGTTTCTTGAAAGAATTACAGTTTCATTCTTTTGTCATATATGATTTAACCAAAGGATTTTAAATGATATAAGCATGGATCATGCAAAAGAATTTACGCACCACCAGTGCAATTTGATTGGTTATAGACTTATAGCAGATTATTACTCTTAATTTTGAGGTTACCATACTAGAGTTAGCATAAACCTGTTGTCCAAGCTAGCGGTCATCTTAACCTGAAAACGTGAAAAATTTACACACCATAAGTAGCTAATGCACAAATCTTAAACGAAGCAAATTCAGACCTAAACACTTGTGAAAATGGTATCAAGTCAACTCCCTTCGCCGGAAAATCACATTATATATACtaagtaattttttttatgtatagaAGTAAACTATGAACTCCATTGGTGAAAATCCTTTCTCCTGTCCTCCGCCTCTGCATTCACTTAACAACATTGTTAACTACGGAAGAAACCCAACCACCCAAGGCTTAGGAGATCAAATGGAAAAAAACAACGAGAAATGTGTGGCCATATTAAATTAACTTTGTCTACTCGAGATATATAGTTGCGTGTTCAAAAATAAGACTAACCATATGATGGTCCCAAGAAAAATGCTCTTAAATTAAGGTCATGTTAACAACCACAATGTAGAAATGTTAGTTAACTCCTTTCAACCACTTTTTTACGCGAATAGATGCCATTTGATGTCTTTCTCAATATAATGTTCAATAACTCAATTTTCTTGCTGGAAAGGACATGTAAGAGGTAGAAAATGGTGACTTAAAAGCATATCAGTAATTACAATATTCTACCTGATGCTACTTGTCACTTGTGTCTAAATCTTCTAGACCAAACATGATACTCCCAAATACATTAGCTCTTTCAGCCATACTGTTAGTCATTTTACCAGAATAAAATTAGAAACAAACAAAAGTAGCTCCTCCCCAACTACTTTTACACTTCCAGCAGCCATCTGCAGGGTTTATCAACGTCGAAAAAAAAGTTACTTACCAAAAGATTAATACTAGTATTTAAAACTTTTGACTTGGAAGATATTTGATTtaagaaaatcatactaaaatagaTGCTTTTGAGTCCCCATCAATGTGACCAAGTTGAAAAGAATGAAGATGATTTCAGATCAGTAAAGGAGATACTAGTAGCTGTCAATTGAGCATCAGAATTTCAGTGTTATGCACATGTAATTTGTGTGATCAGGCACATCCAAAAAACTAACCCAatgttatatgtatattatatataagtACATCAATTAGGTAAGTCATGTGGCACAGAAGAATTTGACACATATCACCAGTGCAAAGACTTCATTCCTTCTAGATATCTCAGTCCAAGATGAAAACAATCCTTAAACTGCCGTAAACCAGCAGCTGTGTCATAAGAGCTTGCAATCTCTTGATCTGGATATAGATTATCATTAACCTGAAAATTAAGACAAAATTAATGGTCAAAAGATTAGTT
Protein-coding sequences here:
- the LOC132619475 gene encoding putative cell wall protein, which gives rise to MANIIHSIISFLFTLAIFLSFSWYALAGRDIPNTNPKISDKKLQPNSFLPPYDGTVLIPGFGRVVVPPKGSHVNPFTYNPITGTNNGNGLVIPDPGSGSGIGNIPGGDDTLVPNPGVEVPTGGTIPTPP